The Hyphococcus flavus genome contains a region encoding:
- a CDS encoding DUF1800 domain-containing protein, with protein MSYKFGWTAIATAVCMFFVAGCSSSEESPPPETPPGTLPPPTASITASEASRFLNQATFGATAEEIERLQSMGYAAWISAEFAKPQESLLQSVLLVEASGAEAGQNELSETFWTRAIVGDDQLRQRVGFSLSQILVASYSDGMLAERPVAMANYMDMMSAGAFGNFRQTLENITYSPAMAIWLTYLQNQKADEEGEVVPDENYAREIMQLFTIGTLELGSDGQVRLDGMGEPIETYDNSDVTELAKVFTGLSWAERGQFLGRPDTVRSEYLPLVMFEAEHSPEAKSFLGVTIPPNTPGDQSIAIALDALFNHPNTAPFISRQLIQRLVTSNPSPQYVGRVANAFRSGRYVFAGGEVAGGSGRGDMRAVVAAILMDDEARDAAFMSDPAYGKLREPVIRFTHWARAFGVTRTNIDAVEDLRDTRAPSSLNQQAYRSPSVFNFYRPGFVAPGTESAAAGLVAPELQITTAASVTGYANFMDEFIVNRDNRANIAPDYSPELALAGDPSALVDHLDLLLTAGALSGSARSRIIDAVNAIDSSNGTFTRNDLRVRTAILLIMTSSDYIVSR; from the coding sequence ATGTCTTACAAATTCGGATGGACTGCAATCGCAACTGCGGTTTGCATGTTTTTTGTCGCGGGGTGTTCAAGCTCTGAGGAGTCGCCGCCGCCGGAGACGCCTCCAGGCACGCTGCCGCCCCCCACGGCGTCAATCACGGCTTCCGAAGCATCCAGGTTTTTGAACCAGGCGACCTTTGGCGCGACCGCGGAAGAAATTGAGCGCTTGCAATCTATGGGCTACGCAGCATGGATCTCAGCCGAGTTCGCCAAGCCGCAAGAATCCTTGCTGCAAAGCGTGTTACTTGTAGAAGCATCCGGTGCTGAGGCCGGTCAAAATGAGCTCAGCGAAACATTCTGGACGCGCGCCATTGTCGGCGATGACCAACTTCGACAGCGTGTCGGATTTTCCTTGTCGCAAATCCTCGTGGCCTCTTACAGCGACGGCATGCTGGCTGAACGCCCTGTCGCGATGGCGAATTATATGGACATGATGTCCGCTGGCGCTTTCGGAAACTTTCGCCAAACCCTTGAAAACATCACTTACAGCCCGGCCATGGCGATCTGGCTAACGTACTTGCAAAACCAAAAGGCCGATGAGGAGGGCGAAGTCGTTCCAGACGAAAATTACGCTCGTGAGATCATGCAGCTTTTCACAATTGGCACGCTGGAACTTGGTAGCGATGGGCAAGTGCGCCTCGACGGCATGGGTGAGCCAATCGAGACTTACGACAATTCAGATGTAACCGAGTTGGCGAAAGTTTTCACCGGCCTTAGCTGGGCGGAACGCGGTCAATTTCTTGGACGACCCGACACGGTGCGATCGGAATACCTGCCATTGGTGATGTTTGAAGCCGAACATTCACCGGAAGCCAAATCATTCCTTGGCGTCACCATACCACCGAACACGCCTGGAGATCAAAGCATTGCCATAGCGCTTGATGCGCTGTTCAACCACCCGAACACAGCGCCGTTCATTTCACGGCAACTTATTCAACGGCTGGTGACCAGCAACCCCTCCCCTCAATATGTTGGCCGCGTTGCAAACGCCTTTCGGTCCGGCAGGTACGTTTTTGCCGGCGGTGAAGTCGCGGGCGGATCGGGGCGTGGCGATATGCGCGCTGTTGTTGCAGCCATCCTGATGGATGATGAAGCTCGCGATGCTGCATTCATGTCCGACCCTGCTTACGGAAAATTACGCGAGCCGGTGATACGGTTTACGCATTGGGCGCGCGCCTTTGGCGTGACGCGAACCAATATCGATGCCGTTGAAGACCTCCGCGATACACGTGCGCCGAGCAGCCTGAACCAACAAGCGTACCGCTCGCCATCTGTGTTTAACTTTTATCGCCCCGGTTTCGTTGCACCAGGAACAGAAAGCGCCGCCGCTGGCCTGGTCGCGCCGGAACTGCAAATCACAACTGCAGCCAGCGTCACCGGATATGCAAACTTCATGGACGAGTTCATCGTCAATCGCGATAACCGCGCAAATATTGCACCGGACTATTCGCCCGAACTGGCTTTAGCGGGCGATCCGTCCGCACTGGTCGATCACCTCGACTTGCTGCTGACCGCGGGGGCGCTCAGCGGGTCCGCACGTTCGCGCATCATCGACGCTGTCAACGCTATTGATTCAAGCAACGGAACGTTTACTCGCAACGACCTCCGCGTGCGCACGGCAATTCTTCTGATCATGACGTCATCCGATTATATCGTTTCTCGCTAG
- a CDS encoding TonB-dependent receptor family protein, which yields MTPKKKIWLSACSALALAMASAEAAIVQSSGNEEQSSITYARTLRDRPLDEYIQRSRAAATDTRDESDFTDNYADDIGDGLFFAPGVQINGLDIQEPRIAIRGFSYGNNQHRSTVAVYRDGAPVTDVHGTSNTSEIDLQSTKSIKIYRGVANLREGGDNLGGAVNFVSKTGRTARQGLTARAEGDASMDGKPAGQAHIAIANGKEASALDYYLSATGVYENGFRDNNRRSSQQFHGNLGYRIADAVSTRLFIDIVNSKTELAGGLEPGLALSDPQEPTPPVTLGPLFPGGPVFNLLDGARQDDFARDIREGRVASNTRFSLLGHDIDVSGHYTRREVTSPQIDFAGFIEEEGSEWGVRTQFERVMPVFGRELMYRAGGSYATGRQDSDRFENIEGARGDITANTQHRSKNISGYVQGFYKPFKKLVVDLGAKFIRVERTLTDLEDDDTDDRSFTGISARAGAAYKLLDTIEVYTSVSRAYEPPSFYELIAEDATSFSGLDEQDSFTIEAGLRGSFTDWIGWDIAYYDTDVENEIINIADPSSFVNSDVFENVDQTTHKGVEAGIDLNFFPATMRRRDAALTLRNVYNYNNFRFTDADPLGSIDGNRIAGAPLHLYRGELRYAVNDRWFAAVNLSYTRGDHFADHLNEVSVPTGAVIGFSAGLALSENIELFASGENITDRAYVGGVTPVLSQNLDNARIFTPGAPASFYGGLRYKF from the coding sequence GTGACGCCCAAAAAAAAGATCTGGTTGTCGGCGTGTTCCGCCCTCGCCCTTGCCATGGCGTCCGCCGAAGCCGCCATTGTGCAGTCTTCTGGAAACGAAGAACAATCTAGCATTACCTACGCGCGCACTCTGCGTGATCGGCCGCTTGACGAATATATTCAACGCTCGCGCGCGGCCGCCACAGACACGCGCGACGAAAGTGACTTTACAGACAACTATGCTGACGACATTGGCGACGGACTGTTTTTTGCGCCCGGGGTTCAAATAAACGGGCTTGATATTCAAGAGCCGCGCATTGCAATTCGCGGATTTTCCTACGGCAATAACCAGCATCGCTCGACCGTCGCCGTTTATCGTGACGGCGCGCCTGTGACGGATGTTCATGGAACAAGCAACACATCGGAAATCGACCTGCAATCAACGAAATCGATCAAAATTTATCGCGGCGTCGCAAATTTGCGTGAAGGCGGCGACAATCTCGGCGGTGCGGTGAATTTCGTATCAAAGACCGGACGTACGGCGCGCCAGGGTCTAACCGCGCGAGCCGAGGGTGACGCTAGCATGGATGGCAAACCTGCCGGCCAGGCGCACATCGCAATTGCTAATGGGAAAGAAGCCTCGGCGCTCGACTACTATCTTTCCGCTACCGGGGTTTACGAAAACGGTTTCCGCGATAACAACCGGCGCTCGAGCCAACAATTTCACGGGAACCTTGGCTATCGTATTGCCGATGCCGTCTCGACGCGCCTGTTTATCGATATCGTCAACAGCAAAACAGAGCTTGCCGGCGGGCTGGAGCCCGGACTTGCCTTAAGTGATCCGCAAGAGCCGACCCCGCCGGTGACGTTAGGGCCGCTATTTCCGGGCGGACCGGTCTTCAACCTGCTTGACGGCGCGCGTCAGGATGATTTCGCGCGCGATATCCGAGAGGGACGCGTCGCGAGCAACACGCGGTTCAGCCTGCTTGGACACGATATTGACGTCAGCGGTCATTACACCCGCCGCGAGGTTACAAGCCCGCAAATCGATTTCGCCGGGTTCATAGAGGAAGAAGGGAGCGAATGGGGCGTCCGCACGCAGTTTGAACGCGTCATGCCGGTTTTCGGCCGGGAATTGATGTACCGTGCTGGAGGATCTTACGCGACAGGGCGCCAGGATTCCGACCGTTTCGAAAACATCGAAGGCGCTAGAGGCGACATCACCGCCAATACGCAACACCGTTCAAAGAATATCAGCGGTTACGTCCAGGGCTTCTACAAGCCTTTTAAAAAACTTGTGGTTGACCTTGGCGCGAAGTTTATTCGCGTTGAAAGAACGCTCACCGACCTTGAAGACGACGATACCGATGACCGGTCTTTCACAGGCATTTCCGCGCGCGCCGGCGCAGCCTACAAACTTCTCGATACGATTGAAGTTTATACCAGCGTCAGCCGCGCGTACGAGCCGCCGTCATTTTATGAACTTATCGCAGAAGACGCGACATCATTCAGCGGCCTCGATGAGCAGGACTCTTTCACCATCGAAGCCGGTCTGCGCGGATCGTTTACCGATTGGATCGGCTGGGATATCGCCTATTATGACACGGATGTCGAAAACGAGATCATCAACATCGCCGACCCCTCAAGCTTTGTGAACAGCGACGTTTTTGAAAACGTCGATCAAACTACCCATAAAGGCGTTGAGGCAGGCATCGATCTGAATTTCTTTCCTGCAACAATGCGCCGGCGCGATGCGGCGCTTACCTTACGAAACGTCTACAACTATAACAATTTCCGCTTTACCGATGCTGACCCTTTAGGCTCCATTGACGGAAACCGCATCGCGGGCGCGCCTTTGCATCTTTATCGCGGCGAGCTGCGCTACGCCGTCAATGATCGCTGGTTCGCCGCCGTGAATCTGTCCTACACGCGCGGGGATCATTTCGCCGATCACCTGAACGAAGTATCGGTTCCCACCGGCGCGGTGATCGGATTTTCCGCCGGTCTCGCGTTAAGCGAGAACATTGAACTCTTCGCATCCGGAGAGAATATTACGGACCGTGCCTATGTCGGCGGCGTAACACCGGTGCTCTCACAAAATCTTGACAACGCGCGCATCTTCACACCGGGCGCGCCGGCGTCCTTTTACGGTGGCCTGAGATACAAGTTTTAG
- a CDS encoding DUF1501 domain-containing protein, which translates to MNFSRRNFLRSGAACSFGAATGFANDLMRFNAFAADTSGYRALVCVFLFGGMDGHDTVIPYDTASYNQYADIRSSLFNRYDDNEGGSTRERDQLLPLTLANAGAFGGRQFALPPELGPLHELINRGDGAIVSNVGPLVVPLNRTEYQNRTAPRPPRLFSHNDQQSVWMSSRPEGAQFGWGGRLADMIAASLGNSDATFTTVSTSGSTVFLQGEIVGQYQVGSNGPQEIRGLGESSLFGSSQLPGIYEASLRAEGQSLTNLLQRDFSGVMNRSIDANRTLRESFGGAAPFATAFPQSRLGAQLQVVARIIALRASLGVSRQVFFVGDGGYDTHSNQHQSMPRLHTGIAEAMRAFYEATVEMGIDQDVASFTASDFGRTLTVNRDGTDHGWGAHHLVIGGGVNGARIIGDFPEPVIDHEYDTGNGRLIPTTAVDQFAATLGGWFGLNNSELNDALPGLSNFSQTNIGLFS; encoded by the coding sequence ATGAACTTTTCCAGGCGTAATTTTTTAAGATCCGGCGCGGCTTGCTCTTTTGGCGCTGCGACGGGGTTTGCAAATGACCTGATGCGCTTCAATGCGTTCGCTGCCGACACCTCCGGTTACCGTGCATTGGTGTGCGTATTCTTGTTCGGCGGCATGGACGGGCACGATACGGTTATTCCGTATGACACTGCCAGCTATAACCAATACGCAGATATCAGAAGCTCCCTTTTTAATCGCTATGATGACAATGAAGGCGGCTCAACCCGCGAGCGCGATCAGCTTTTACCGCTTACGCTTGCAAACGCTGGCGCCTTTGGCGGCCGCCAGTTCGCGCTGCCGCCTGAACTTGGTCCGTTGCACGAACTTATCAATCGCGGGGACGGCGCCATCGTTTCCAACGTCGGACCACTCGTTGTTCCGCTAAACCGCACCGAATACCAGAACCGCACCGCGCCACGCCCGCCCCGGCTTTTCTCCCATAACGACCAGCAATCGGTCTGGATGTCTTCCCGTCCCGAAGGCGCCCAGTTCGGCTGGGGCGGGCGACTGGCGGATATGATTGCAGCGTCGCTAGGGAATTCCGACGCGACGTTCACCACCGTTTCGACATCGGGATCGACAGTATTCCTGCAAGGAGAAATCGTCGGTCAATATCAGGTCGGTTCGAACGGGCCACAGGAAATTCGCGGCCTCGGCGAAAGCTCGCTGTTTGGCTCTTCTCAACTGCCCGGCATCTATGAGGCAAGCCTGAGAGCGGAAGGCCAGTCACTAACGAATCTGCTTCAACGTGATTTCTCAGGCGTAATGAACCGGTCGATTGACGCCAACCGCACTTTGCGCGAGTCCTTTGGCGGCGCCGCGCCCTTCGCAACCGCGTTTCCGCAGTCCCGCCTGGGCGCGCAGCTTCAGGTGGTCGCGCGGATAATCGCGCTTCGCGCCTCGCTGGGCGTCAGCCGCCAGGTCTTTTTTGTCGGCGACGGCGGCTACGACACCCATTCCAACCAGCATCAGAGCATGCCGCGCCTTCATACCGGCATCGCCGAGGCCATGCGCGCATTTTATGAAGCGACTGTTGAAATGGGCATCGATCAGGATGTTGCATCGTTCACCGCATCTGATTTCGGCCGGACATTAACAGTCAACCGAGACGGCACCGATCACGGATGGGGCGCGCATCATTTAGTCATTGGCGGCGGCGTCAATGGCGCGCGCATCATCGGGGATTTTCCGGAGCCGGTGATTGATCATGAGTACGACACAGGAAACGGCAGGCTTATTCCAACAACCGCCGTTGACCAGTTCGCTGCAACGCTTGGCGGATGGTTCGGCTTAAACAACAGCGAATTAAACGATGCGCTGCCGGGTCTTTCAAACTTTAGCCAAACCAATATCGGCCTGTTCTCTTAG